A genomic segment from Leptospira perdikensis encodes:
- a CDS encoding LIC_12936 family protein — MRISFVLILSFLLTVGLFAADEKNEPVSQSDSKKLNPDGSIALIPYNAKQQQKIERIGKEIDDYHAVINDKVKFLSFEKKIKDSRYGQVTNAREIHLPFEPRYVLHSRFVMKLKGGGGAEGGGFSLDEISFWSRKSLTEKGKDPVTTYRELKNNTAGGVKGLSLSVRTVTNADDNTLSFELEKIQSPWERLRLATAYRDRLREVARTIDRYIQAKGSLETRVISESVLEVSVSGDFQEP, encoded by the coding sequence ATGCGTATCTCGTTTGTCCTAATTTTATCCTTTCTACTCACCGTTGGCCTTTTTGCTGCCGACGAAAAAAATGAACCTGTCAGCCAATCAGATTCTAAAAAGTTAAATCCGGATGGAAGCATTGCTCTCATTCCTTATAACGCCAAACAACAACAAAAGATCGAAAGAATCGGCAAAGAAATCGATGATTACCATGCAGTGATCAACGATAAGGTGAAATTCCTAAGTTTCGAAAAGAAAATCAAAGATAGCCGTTACGGTCAAGTGACGAATGCAAGGGAAATCCACCTACCATTCGAACCACGTTATGTCCTACACAGTCGCTTCGTGATGAAGTTGAAAGGTGGTGGCGGAGCAGAAGGTGGTGGATTCTCACTAGATGAAATCTCTTTCTGGTCAAGAAAATCACTCACAGAAAAAGGCAAAGACCCAGTCACTACTTACCGTGAATTAAAAAACAATACAGCTGGTGGAGTGAAAGGACTATCGCTTTCTGTTCGCACTGTGACGAATGCAGATGACAACACTCTGAGTTTTGAATTAGAGAAAATCCAAAGCCCATGGGAAAGACTTCGTTTAGCAACAGCTTACCGAGACAGACTTCGTGAAGTAGCAAGAACCATTGACAGATACATCCAAGCCAAAGGAAGTTTAGAAACCAGAGTGATTTCTGAATCCGTATTGGAAGTTTCTGTCAGCGGGGATTTTCAAGAGCCTTAA